Proteins encoded within one genomic window of Mesorhizobium sp. AR10:
- the pyrE gene encoding orotate phosphoribosyltransferase, producing MNTDEVLGIFREAGAVLEGHFILTSGLRSPVFLQKARVFMHADKTERLCKALAEKIRTAVPGKIDYVVGPAIGGLIPAYETSRHLGVPAIWVEREGGEFRLRRFEIARGSRVVIVEDIVTTGLSIRETIECLRALGAEVVAAACIIDRSAGKTDVGVPLIALAEYEVPAYPADRLPPELAAIPAIKPGSRNI from the coding sequence ATGAACACCGACGAAGTGCTGGGTATTTTCCGCGAGGCCGGCGCCGTTCTCGAAGGCCATTTCATCCTGACGTCGGGCTTGCGGAGCCCGGTCTTCCTGCAAAAGGCGCGGGTGTTCATGCATGCCGACAAGACCGAGCGCCTGTGCAAGGCGCTGGCCGAAAAGATCCGCACGGCCGTGCCCGGCAAGATCGACTATGTCGTCGGCCCGGCGATCGGCGGGCTGATCCCGGCCTACGAGACCTCGCGCCATCTTGGTGTGCCGGCGATCTGGGTCGAGCGGGAAGGGGGCGAGTTCAGGCTCCGCCGCTTCGAGATCGCCAGGGGGTCGCGCGTCGTCATCGTCGAGGACATCGTCACCACCGGCCTGTCGATCCGCGAGACCATCGAGTGCCTGCGCGCGCTTGGCGCCGAGGTCGTGGCCGCCGCCTGCATCATCGACCGCTCGGCCGGCAAGACCGATGTCGGCGTGCCGCTGATCGCACTCGCCGAATACGAGGTTCCAGCCTACCCGGCCGACAGGCTGCCGCCCGAACTCGCCGCCATACCGGCCATCAAGCCCGGCAGCCGCAACATCTGA
- a CDS encoding RelA/SpoT family protein, which yields MMRQYELVERVQRYKPDVNEALLNKAYVYAMQKHGHQKRASGDPYFSHPLEVAAILTEMHMDEATIAVALLHDTIEDTTATRAEIDELFGPEMGKLVEGLTKLKKLDLVSKKAEQAENLRKLLLAISEDVRVLLVKLADRLHNMRTLDHVPEAKRLRIAEETMEIYAPLAGRMGMQGMREELEEIAFRFINPEAYRAVTARLAEIFERNKDVLSEIEKALSTLFEKYSIKAEVKSRQKKPWSVFRKMEAKALSFEQLSDIFGFRVVVESTEDCYRALGAIHTTWSMVPGRFKDYISTPKQNDYRSIHTTIVGPSRQRVELQIRTHQMNKIAEYGVAAHSVYKDAGGRVNGTAQAISKETNAYAWLRRTIEQLAEGDNPEDFLENTKLELFQDQVFCFTPKGLLIALPRGATPIDFAYAVHTDVGDTCVGAKVNGRIMPLMTELKNGDEVEIIRSKAQVPPAAWESVVVTGKARSAIRRATKNAIRKQYSGLGARILERAFERAGKTFTKESLKPVLHRLARKDIEDVLASVGRGELASTDVMKAVFPDYKDERVTLAAPKQREEGWSKIRNAAGMLFQIPGRAARKDKDQPKDGAVPIRGVRGDLPVRFAPEGAVPGDRIVGIVQPGTGITIYPIQSPALQAFDDQPERWIDVRWDIDERTKERFPARVSVTAINAPGSLADIAQVVASNDANIHTLSMVRTAPDFTEMLIDLEVWDLKHLNRLLSQLKDNSSVSDARRVNG from the coding sequence ATGATGCGTCAGTATGAGCTTGTCGAGCGCGTCCAGCGCTACAAGCCTGACGTCAACGAGGCGTTGCTCAACAAGGCCTACGTCTATGCCATGCAGAAGCATGGCCACCAGAAGCGCGCTTCCGGCGACCCCTACTTCTCGCATCCGCTCGAAGTCGCCGCCATCCTTACCGAAATGCACATGGACGAGGCGACCATCGCCGTTGCCCTGCTGCACGATACGATCGAGGACACCACGGCAACGCGGGCCGAGATCGACGAGTTGTTCGGCCCGGAAATGGGCAAGCTGGTCGAGGGTCTGACCAAGCTGAAGAAGCTCGACCTCGTCTCCAAGAAGGCCGAGCAGGCGGAAAACCTGCGCAAGCTCTTGCTGGCGATCTCCGAAGACGTCCGCGTGTTGCTGGTCAAGCTCGCCGACCGGCTGCACAACATGCGCACCCTCGACCATGTGCCGGAAGCCAAGCGCCTGCGCATCGCCGAGGAGACGATGGAGATCTATGCGCCGCTGGCCGGGCGCATGGGCATGCAAGGCATGCGCGAGGAGCTGGAGGAGATCGCCTTCCGCTTCATCAATCCGGAAGCCTACCGCGCCGTCACCGCCAGACTCGCCGAAATCTTCGAGCGCAACAAGGATGTGCTGTCCGAGATCGAGAAGGCGTTGTCCACGCTGTTCGAAAAATATTCAATCAAGGCCGAGGTCAAGAGCCGCCAGAAGAAGCCGTGGTCGGTGTTCCGCAAGATGGAGGCCAAGGCGCTGTCTTTCGAGCAGCTGTCGGACATCTTCGGCTTCCGTGTTGTCGTCGAGTCCACGGAGGACTGCTATCGCGCACTCGGCGCCATCCACACGACGTGGTCGATGGTGCCCGGCCGCTTCAAGGATTACATCTCGACGCCGAAACAGAACGACTACCGCTCGATCCACACCACCATCGTCGGGCCGTCGCGCCAACGCGTCGAACTGCAGATCCGCACCCATCAGATGAACAAGATCGCCGAATACGGCGTTGCCGCGCATTCGGTCTACAAGGATGCCGGCGGCAGGGTGAATGGCACTGCGCAGGCGATCTCGAAGGAGACCAACGCCTATGCCTGGCTGCGGCGCACCATCGAGCAGCTTGCCGAAGGCGACAATCCGGAGGATTTCCTCGAAAACACCAAGCTGGAACTGTTCCAGGACCAGGTGTTCTGCTTCACGCCCAAGGGCTTGCTGATCGCGCTGCCGCGCGGCGCCACGCCGATCGACTTCGCCTATGCCGTGCACACCGATGTCGGCGACACGTGCGTCGGCGCCAAGGTCAACGGCCGCATCATGCCGCTGATGACCGAGCTGAAGAACGGTGATGAGGTCGAGATCATCCGCTCCAAGGCGCAGGTGCCGCCCGCGGCCTGGGAATCGGTCGTCGTCACCGGCAAGGCGCGTTCGGCGATCCGCCGCGCCACCAAGAACGCCATCCGCAAGCAGTATTCTGGCCTCGGCGCCCGCATTCTGGAGCGCGCCTTCGAACGGGCCGGCAAGACCTTCACCAAGGAAAGCCTGAAGCCGGTGCTGCACCGGCTGGCGCGCAAGGACATCGAGGATGTGCTGGCCTCGGTCGGGCGCGGCGAACTTGCTTCCACCGACGTCATGAAGGCGGTGTTCCCCGACTACAAGGACGAGCGCGTGACGCTCGCCGCCCCCAAGCAGCGCGAGGAGGGCTGGTCGAAGATCCGCAACGCCGCCGGCATGCTGTTCCAGATTCCGGGCCGCGCCGCGCGCAAGGACAAGGACCAGCCGAAGGACGGCGCCGTGCCGATCCGCGGCGTGCGTGGCGACCTGCCGGTGCGCTTCGCGCCGGAAGGTGCCGTGCCCGGCGACCGCATCGTCGGCATCGTGCAGCCCGGAACCGGCATCACCATCTATCCGATCCAGTCGCCGGCCCTGCAAGCCTTTGACGACCAGCCCGAGCGCTGGATCGACGTGCGCTGGGACATTGACGAGCGCACCAAGGAGCGGTTTCCGGCGCGTGTTTCGGTCACCGCCATCAACGCGCCGGGCTCGCTGGCGGACATCGCCCAGGTCGTTGCGTCCAACGACGCCAACATCCATACATTGTCGATGGTGCGCACCGCGCCCGATTTCACCGAAATGCTGATCGATCTGGAAGTCTGGGATCTGAAGCACCTGAACCGGCTGCTGTCGCAGCTCAAGGACAATTCGAGCGTCAGCGATGCGCGGCGCGTCAACGGCTAA
- the rpoZ gene encoding DNA-directed RNA polymerase subunit omega, which yields MARVTVEDCIDKVDNRFELVLLAGHRARQISQGAPITVPRDNDKNPVVALREIADETLSPDDLKEDLIHSLQKHVEVDEPEAADGEAIADQTGGAVAATDADDAEDNVTFDRMTEEDLLAGIEGLVPPEKSDDY from the coding sequence ATGGCCCGCGTAACCGTTGAAGATTGCATCGACAAGGTCGACAACCGCTTCGAACTGGTGCTTCTGGCCGGCCACCGCGCCCGGCAGATCAGCCAGGGCGCGCCGATCACCGTTCCGCGCGACAACGACAAGAACCCGGTCGTGGCGCTGCGCGAGATCGCCGACGAGACGTTGTCGCCCGACGACCTCAAGGAAGACCTGATCCACTCGCTGCAGAAGCATGTCGAGGTCGACGAGCCGGAAGCCGCCGACGGCGAGGCGATCGCCGACCAGACCGGCGGCGCTGTTGCGGCAACCGATGCCGACGACGCCGAGGACAACGTCACCTTCGACCGCATGACCGAAGAAGACCTGCTGGCCGGCATCGAGGGTCTGGTGCCGCCGGAAAAGAGCGACGACTACTGA
- a CDS encoding NYN domain-containing protein, translating into MFDPREKIALFIDGANLYATSRALGFDIDYRKLLASFQKRGYLLRAYYYTALVEDQEYSSIRPLIDWLDYNGFKVVTKPAKEFTDSTGRRKIKGNMDIELTVDALELADVVDHYVIFSGDGDFRTLVEALQRRGRKVSVVSTMASQPPMISDDLRRQADHFIDLMTLKNEVGRDPSERPVRRPEPAEVEEDDY; encoded by the coding sequence ATGTTCGACCCTCGTGAAAAAATCGCCCTTTTTATCGACGGCGCCAATCTCTATGCGACCTCGCGCGCGCTCGGCTTCGACATCGACTATCGCAAGCTGCTGGCGAGCTTCCAGAAGCGCGGCTATCTGCTGCGTGCTTACTACTACACGGCGCTGGTCGAGGATCAGGAATATTCCTCGATCCGGCCGCTGATCGACTGGCTCGACTATAACGGCTTCAAGGTGGTGACCAAGCCGGCCAAGGAATTCACCGACTCGACCGGCCGCCGCAAGATCAAGGGCAATATGGACATCGAGCTGACCGTCGATGCGCTGGAACTCGCCGATGTCGTCGACCACTATGTCATCTTCTCCGGCGACGGCGATTTCCGCACCCTGGTCGAGGCACTGCAGCGGCGCGGGCGCAAGGTCTCGGTCGTCTCCACCATGGCCTCGCAGCCGCCGATGATCTCCGACGACCTGCGCCGCCAGGCCGACCATTTCATCGACCTGATGACGCTGAAGAACGAAGTCGGCCGCGATCCGTCCGAGCGGCCGGTGCGCCGGCCCGAGCCGGCCGAGGTCGAAGAGGACGACTACTGA
- a CDS encoding uracil-DNA glycosylase has translation MTAPLVASPEPGRDCPLCPRLHDFIAQWRQREPSWFNAPVPTFLPPQGEEAVQLLIVGLAPGLRGANRTGRPFTGDFAGDLLYSTLIAHGFARGEFKARPDDGLQLVGTAITNAVRCVPPENKPVGAEIATCRTFLVPTIARFPNLRAVLALGSIAHQSTVRALGGRVAAYPFKHGGQLQAGGITLFSSYHCSRYNTNTGVLTEAMFVNVFNQIEAFLQS, from the coding sequence TTGACCGCCCCGTTGGTTGCCTCGCCCGAACCCGGCCGCGACTGCCCGCTCTGCCCGCGGCTGCACGATTTCATTGCACAGTGGCGGCAGCGCGAACCGTCCTGGTTCAACGCGCCGGTGCCGACCTTCCTGCCGCCTCAGGGCGAGGAGGCGGTGCAACTGCTGATCGTCGGGCTGGCGCCCGGCCTGCGCGGCGCCAACCGGACGGGGCGCCCCTTCACCGGCGACTTTGCCGGCGACCTGCTTTATAGCACACTGATCGCGCACGGTTTTGCGCGCGGCGAGTTCAAGGCCAGGCCGGATGACGGGCTGCAACTCGTTGGCACGGCGATCACCAATGCGGTGCGCTGCGTGCCGCCGGAGAACAAGCCGGTCGGTGCGGAGATTGCCACCTGCCGGACTTTCCTGGTGCCGACGATCGCACGGTTTCCAAATCTGCGCGCCGTGCTGGCACTGGGCTCGATTGCCCACCAGTCGACCGTGCGGGCGCTGGGTGGGCGCGTCGCGGCCTACCCGTTCAAGCATGGCGGACAGTTGCAGGCCGGCGGCATCACACTGTTTTCCAGCTATCACTGCTCGCGCTACAACACCAACACCGGCGTGCTGACGGAGGCCATGTTCGTCAATGTCTTCAACCAGATAGAAGCTTTTCTGCAGAGTTAG
- a CDS encoding zinc-binding alcohol dehydrogenase family protein, whose translation MRAVGYQNPAPITDETSLVDIDLPKPEPKGRQLLVEVKAVSVNPVDTKIRRSARPEAGTWRVLGWDAAGRVVAVGPDANLFKPEDDVFYSGALAPQGTNAEFHLVDERLVGRKPRSLGYAQAAALPLTAITAWEALFDRLDVKKPVAGAANAILIIGGAGGVGSITVQLARQLTDLTVIATASRPETRDWVLGLGAHHVIDHSRPLAAEVAALGIGAPAFVFSTTNTDRHLAEIADLIAPQGRFGLIDDPQSLDINPFKRKSVSVHWELMFTRSIFETADMAAQGEHLNELARLVDAGTIRTTLGEAFGPINAANLKRAHALIESGKAKGKIVLEGF comes from the coding sequence ATGCGCGCCGTCGGCTATCAAAACCCCGCCCCCATCACTGACGAGACTTCCCTTGTCGATATCGATTTGCCCAAGCCGGAGCCGAAAGGCCGTCAACTGCTGGTCGAGGTGAAGGCGGTCTCGGTCAACCCGGTCGACACCAAGATACGGCGAAGTGCCAGGCCCGAAGCCGGAACCTGGCGCGTGCTCGGCTGGGACGCTGCCGGTCGGGTCGTCGCCGTGGGTCCAGACGCCAACCTGTTCAAGCCCGAAGACGACGTCTTCTATTCCGGTGCGCTCGCGCCGCAAGGCACCAATGCCGAGTTCCATCTCGTCGATGAGCGCCTTGTCGGCCGCAAGCCGCGCTCGCTAGGCTATGCGCAGGCTGCGGCGCTGCCATTGACCGCGATCACCGCCTGGGAGGCCCTGTTCGATCGCCTCGATGTCAAGAAGCCGGTCGCGGGCGCCGCGAACGCCATCTTGATCATTGGCGGCGCCGGCGGCGTCGGTTCGATCACGGTGCAGCTTGCGCGCCAACTGACCGATCTGACGGTTATCGCCACCGCATCGCGGCCCGAAACACGGGACTGGGTGCTTGGACTTGGCGCTCATCATGTGATCGACCATTCCAGGCCACTCGCTGCTGAAGTCGCTGCACTCGGCATCGGCGCACCAGCCTTTGTGTTCTCGACGACCAACACCGACCGCCATCTGGCCGAGATAGCTGACTTGATCGCACCTCAAGGCCGTTTCGGCTTGATCGACGATCCCCAGTCGCTCGATATCAATCCGTTCAAGCGCAAGAGCGTCTCCGTGCATTGGGAGCTGATGTTCACCCGGTCGATATTCGAGACGGCGGATATGGCAGCACAGGGCGAGCACCTCAACGAATTGGCCCGGCTTGTCGACGCAGGCACCATCCGCACGACATTGGGCGAGGCGTTCGGCCCTATCAATGCGGCCAATCTGAAGCGCGCCCATGCGCTTATCGAGAGCGGCAAGGCCAAGGGGAAGATTGTCCTCGAAGGCTTTTGA
- a CDS encoding winged helix-turn-helix transcriptional regulator, giving the protein MPRIRHERFDCSPGCTVEGTLRYIDGKWKGVVLYHLFEGTLRFNEIRRRIPNCTQRMLTNQLRELEADGLIARKIYPEVPPKVEYSLTQRGRSLEPVITALKIWGDANVILTPESSQAAA; this is encoded by the coding sequence ATGCCGCGCATTCGCCATGAGCGATTCGATTGCAGCCCCGGCTGCACCGTGGAGGGAACGCTGCGCTACATCGACGGAAAATGGAAAGGCGTCGTGCTCTACCATCTGTTCGAGGGCACGCTTCGCTTCAACGAGATACGCCGGCGCATTCCGAACTGCACGCAGCGAATGCTGACCAACCAGCTTCGCGAACTGGAGGCCGATGGGCTGATTGCCCGCAAGATCTATCCGGAAGTGCCGCCGAAGGTGGAATACAGCCTGACACAGCGCGGCAGAAGCCTGGAGCCGGTGATTACCGCCCTGAAAATCTGGGGCGATGCCAATGTGATACTCACGCCAGAGAGTTCCCAGGCCGCGGCCTGA
- a CDS encoding glycoside hydrolase family 25 protein: protein MKNRWILWGAGTLLLACLVAAGGFLYFRTFSPDRDRYPVRGIDVSHHQGPIDWRRVAADDVAFAVIKATEGGDHIDDAFATNLREARAAGLAVGAYHFFTFCRPGADQARNFISVVPNDQPLLPPVVDIEFGGNCPQRPSPEQLNAELQAFLGPVEAAFGKPAIVYLTDDAADAYAGHIAVRPLWLRSLALWPGHDDWIYWQYHNRGRVDGIVGDVDLNVLQGGQEKLAALFAGSIAPEAE from the coding sequence TTGAAGAACCGTTGGATTCTTTGGGGCGCGGGCACTCTGCTCCTGGCATGCCTCGTCGCGGCGGGCGGCTTCCTTTACTTCCGCACATTTTCTCCGGACCGCGATAGATATCCGGTCAGGGGCATCGACGTCTCCCATCATCAGGGCCCGATCGACTGGCGGCGTGTTGCCGCCGACGATGTCGCCTTCGCCGTCATCAAGGCGACCGAAGGCGGCGACCACATCGACGATGCCTTCGCGACCAATCTGCGCGAGGCCCGCGCCGCAGGCCTTGCGGTCGGCGCCTATCATTTCTTCACCTTCTGCCGACCGGGTGCCGACCAGGCGCGCAATTTCATTTCGGTCGTACCGAACGATCAGCCTCTTTTGCCGCCGGTTGTCGACATCGAGTTCGGCGGCAATTGCCCGCAACGGCCATCCCCTGAGCAGCTGAATGCCGAGCTCCAGGCATTCCTCGGACCTGTCGAGGCAGCGTTTGGCAAGCCAGCGATCGTCTATCTGACCGATGACGCCGCGGATGCCTATGCCGGGCATATCGCCGTTCGCCCGCTGTGGCTTCGTTCGCTGGCACTGTGGCCGGGCCATGACGACTGGATCTACTGGCAGTACCACAACAGGGGCCGCGTCGACGGCATCGTCGGCGATGTCGATCTGAATGTTCTTCAGGGCGGGCAGGAGAAGCTTGCGGCACTGTTTGCGGGATCGATCGCTCCGGAAGCTGAGTGA
- the smpB gene encoding SsrA-binding protein SmpB — protein MNQVRKADPNNKTVAENRKARFSYEVLDTIETGLVLTGTEVKSLRQGQANIQDSYASVEGGEIWLINSYLPEYLQANRFNHEPRRRRKLLLNKREMAKLSQSVDREGMTLVPLKIYFNDQGRAKLLLAVGRGKKLHDKRETEKQRDWSREKGRLLKERG, from the coding sequence ATGAATCAAGTCAGAAAAGCCGATCCCAACAACAAGACCGTTGCGGAAAACCGCAAGGCGCGGTTTTCCTATGAGGTGCTCGACACGATCGAGACCGGCCTTGTGCTGACCGGCACCGAGGTCAAGTCGCTGCGCCAGGGCCAGGCCAACATCCAGGACAGCTATGCCTCGGTCGAGGGTGGCGAGATCTGGCTGATCAACTCCTACCTACCGGAATATCTGCAGGCCAACCGCTTCAACCATGAGCCGCGCCGGCGCCGCAAGCTGCTGCTCAACAAGCGCGAGATGGCCAAGCTGTCGCAAAGCGTCGACCGCGAAGGCATGACGCTGGTGCCGCTGAAAATCTATTTCAACGACCAGGGCCGCGCCAAGCTGCTGCTCGCCGTTGGCCGCGGCAAGAAACTGCATGACAAGCGCGAGACCGAAAAGCAGCGCGACTGGTCGCGCGAGAAGGGCCGGTTGCTGAAGGAGCGTGGGTAG
- the dapA gene encoding 4-hydroxy-tetrahydrodipicolinate synthase, with the protein MLRGSLTALVTPFEKSGRFDEKAFRAFIEWQLAEGTTGLVPVGTTGESPTLSHDEHRQVVKVCIEVAKGRAPVVAGAGSNNTEEAVGLVKYAEEAGADAALVVTPYYNKPTQRGLYAHFAAVAKATKLPIIIYNIPPRSVIDMSPETMGQLAHDFKNIVGVKDATGKVERVSEQRATCGKDFIQLSGEDASALGFNAHGGVGCISVTANVAPRLCAEFQEATLSGDSAKALELQDRLLPLHKAIFIEPGLCGAKYALSKLGKVENVVRSPLVTIEASTAEKIDAAMKHAGLIN; encoded by the coding sequence ATGCTGAGAGGCTCGCTTACCGCGCTCGTGACACCGTTCGAAAAGAGCGGGCGTTTCGACGAGAAAGCCTTTCGCGCGTTCATCGAATGGCAGCTCGCCGAGGGCACGACGGGCCTGGTCCCGGTCGGCACCACCGGCGAGTCGCCGACGCTGTCGCACGACGAGCATCGCCAGGTCGTCAAGGTCTGCATCGAGGTCGCCAAGGGCCGCGCCCCGGTCGTCGCCGGCGCCGGCTCCAACAACACCGAAGAGGCGGTCGGGCTGGTCAAGTATGCCGAAGAGGCGGGTGCCGACGCGGCTCTGGTCGTCACGCCCTATTACAACAAGCCGACGCAGCGCGGTCTCTATGCGCATTTCGCCGCCGTCGCCAAGGCGACCAAGCTGCCGATCATCATCTACAACATCCCGCCGCGCTCGGTGATCGACATGAGCCCGGAGACGATGGGCCAACTGGCGCACGACTTCAAGAATATCGTCGGCGTCAAGGATGCCACCGGCAAGGTCGAACGCGTTTCCGAGCAGCGGGCCACCTGCGGCAAGGACTTCATCCAGCTCTCCGGCGAGGATGCCTCCGCACTTGGCTTCAACGCGCATGGCGGTGTCGGCTGCATCTCGGTGACCGCCAATGTCGCGCCGCGGCTGTGCGCCGAATTCCAGGAGGCCACGCTGTCCGGCGACAGCGCCAAGGCGCTGGAGTTGCAGGACCGTCTGCTGCCGCTGCACAAGGCGATTTTCATCGAGCCTGGCCTGTGCGGCGCCAAATACGCGCTATCGAAGCTGGGCAAGGTCGAGAACGTGGTGCGCTCGCCGCTGGTGACGATCGAGGCATCGACCGCCGAGAAGATCGATGCGGCCATGAAGCACGCCGGCTTGATTAATTAG
- a CDS encoding lytic transglycosylase domain-containing protein translates to MPTRRPRLFALLGATLALMPGMALGGSADVQVTSAIPMPGVRNNGPQQDAPASPSIAQLKSGLDALAANDIPGARTVREALPAKSLDRHILAWAIALYGGDKVPSGDIADAAKMLPNWPGTIALRKNSERALYRENPSPQTVVQAFNGSQPLTTEGVVILARSYVSLGNAKAARSVLSPFWRTEKLEAKDETAVIREFGKLIPAADHRFRMERMFYADRVNSALRVAGLAGAQPLADAWAAAGRGDKNAAKLLKAVPAAQRSAGYFFAQAEYLRKQDRFSDAAAMVMKAPSDRDALVDPDAWWVERRVLSRELVDQGDMKTAYKIVAAHAAESAANAAEAEFHAGWYALRGLNNPDTAARHFARIADLAQGPMSLSRAYYWLGRAAEAGGPGDAKDYFTRAAAYGTTFYGQLAAERTGRKTLNIAYPHPSATDRQNFATREAVSAIKRLQEAGYDRYADTLYRDLAGQLTSPGELALLADLAEKQGNHFLALKVGKIAGARGIDVGALSHPLGVIPDSADISGSGKALAYAIARQESEFNIGAVSSAGARGLLQLMPGTARQLAKEAGMTFSQARLTTDAGYNATLGAAFLGEQLGRFNGSYVLTFAGYNAGPNRAAQWVAKYGDPRGKDVDAVVDWIERIPYTETRSYVQRVMENYEVYKMRISGKYDIVGDLVNGRG, encoded by the coding sequence ATGCCGACCCGGCGGCCTCGCCTTTTCGCGCTTCTTGGCGCCACGCTCGCGTTGATGCCGGGCATGGCGCTTGGCGGCAGCGCCGACGTGCAGGTCACGTCGGCCATCCCGATGCCGGGCGTGCGGAATAATGGCCCGCAACAGGATGCGCCTGCCTCGCCCAGCATCGCCCAGCTGAAGAGCGGTCTCGACGCGCTGGCCGCCAACGACATTCCAGGTGCGCGCACGGTGCGCGAGGCCTTGCCGGCCAAGTCGCTCGACCGCCACATCCTCGCCTGGGCAATCGCGCTCTATGGCGGCGACAAGGTGCCGAGCGGCGACATTGCGGACGCCGCAAAGATGCTGCCGAACTGGCCGGGCACGATCGCCTTGCGCAAGAACAGCGAGCGCGCGCTCTATCGCGAGAACCCCTCGCCACAGACGGTGGTGCAGGCGTTCAACGGCAGCCAGCCGCTGACAACAGAGGGCGTGGTGATCCTTGCCCGCTCCTATGTGTCGCTGGGCAACGCCAAGGCGGCGCGCTCGGTGCTGTCGCCATTCTGGCGCACCGAAAAGCTGGAGGCCAAGGACGAGACGGCTGTTATCAGGGAGTTCGGCAAGCTGATCCCGGCCGCCGATCATCGCTTCCGCATGGAGCGCATGTTCTATGCCGACCGGGTCAATTCCGCGCTGCGCGTTGCTGGTCTCGCCGGCGCCCAGCCTCTGGCCGACGCTTGGGCGGCGGCGGGCAGAGGCGACAAAAACGCGGCCAAATTGCTGAAGGCCGTGCCCGCAGCGCAGCGTTCGGCCGGCTATTTCTTCGCCCAGGCCGAATATCTGCGCAAGCAAGACAGGTTTTCCGACGCCGCCGCGATGGTGATGAAGGCGCCGAGCGACCGCGATGCGCTGGTCGATCCCGACGCCTGGTGGGTCGAACGCCGGGTGCTGTCGCGAGAACTGGTCGACCAGGGCGACATGAAGACCGCCTATAAGATCGTCGCCGCGCACGCCGCAGAAAGTGCCGCCAATGCGGCGGAGGCGGAGTTCCATGCCGGCTGGTATGCGCTACGCGGGCTCAATAACCCCGACACCGCCGCCAGGCATTTCGCGCGCATCGCCGATCTCGCCCAGGGGCCGATGTCGCTGTCGCGCGCCTATTACTGGCTTGGCCGTGCCGCCGAAGCCGGCGGTCCCGGCGATGCCAAGGATTATTTCACCCGCGCCGCGGCCTACGGCACGACCTTCTATGGCCAGCTCGCCGCGGAGCGCACTGGGCGAAAGACCCTCAACATCGCCTATCCGCATCCAAGTGCCACTGACCGCCAGAATTTTGCCACCCGCGAGGCCGTCAGCGCCATCAAGCGGCTGCAGGAGGCGGGCTATGACCGCTATGCCGATACGCTCTACCGCGACCTCGCCGGGCAGTTGACCAGCCCCGGCGAACTGGCGCTGCTCGCCGACCTAGCGGAAAAGCAGGGCAACCATTTCCTGGCATTGAAAGTCGGCAAGATCGCCGGCGCGCGCGGCATCGATGTCGGCGCGCTGTCGCATCCGCTGGGCGTCATTCCCGATTCGGCCGACATTTCCGGCTCCGGCAAGGCGCTGGCCTATGCGATCGCCCGTCAGGAAAGCGAGTTCAATATCGGCGCCGTCTCCAGCGCCGGTGCGCGCGGACTGCTGCAGCTGATGCCGGGGACCGCCCGGCAATTGGCGAAGGAGGCCGGAATGACCTTCTCGCAAGCACGGCTGACCACCGACGCCGGCTACAATGCGACGCTGGGCGCCGCCTTCCTCGGCGAGCAGCTCGGCCGCTTCAACGGCTCCTATGTGTTGACCTTTGCCGGCTACAATGCCGGCCCAAACCGCGCCGCCCAGTGGGTGGCAAAATATGGCGACCCGCGCGGCAAGGACGTGGACGCCGTCGTCGACTGGATCGAGCGGATTCCCTATACGGAAACAAGAAGTTACGTCCAGCGCGTGATGGAGAATTACGAAGTCTACAAGATGCGTATTTCCGGCAAGTACGACATTGTGGGCGATCTGGTGAACGGGCGGGGTTGA